One window of Novipirellula galeiformis genomic DNA carries:
- a CDS encoding DMP19 family protein, whose protein sequence is MLDYYEQLEPYSVTAESKLAEFGGEDTDVRLLAEPYRTVAIVFAAQGVIDNGGLTYFFEADFPTSPPYSLFSDAYRRIGMRAAADAIDDAAASFGLDRPEADARFRREFMNSQFGTEEGESKLDIQWNDCICGDKSVWKSLYTWVMANGG, encoded by the coding sequence ATGTTGGATTACTACGAACAACTGGAGCCGTACAGCGTTACCGCTGAATCGAAACTCGCCGAGTTCGGGGGCGAAGATACTGACGTTCGATTGCTTGCTGAACCATACCGTACAGTTGCGATTGTCTTCGCGGCGCAAGGCGTTATCGACAACGGAGGACTTACCTACTTCTTCGAGGCTGACTTTCCAACGTCGCCGCCCTACTCCCTGTTTTCCGACGCATATCGCCGGATCGGAATGCGGGCCGCCGCCGACGCGATTGATGACGCCGCCGCATCGTTCGGTCTCGATCGCCCCGAAGCCGACGCTCGTTTCCGGCGAGAGTTTATGAACTCTCAATTTGGCACGGAAGAAGGGGAGAGCAAGCTAGACATACAGTGGAATGACTGCATCTGTGGCGACAAGTCTGTCTGGAAGTCGCTTTATACTTGGGTAATGGCTAATGGCGGATAA